A single window of Bradyrhizobium daqingense DNA harbors:
- a CDS encoding peptide ABC transporter substrate-binding protein, translating into MLDKELRSMIGQVKDGRMDRRAFIKRMAAVGLTAPLANQVLALGGVAMAQGTSPYKPTKRGGGGALKLLWWQGPTLLNPHFATGTKDQDGSRLFYEPLACWDPDGNMKLVLASEIPSTQNGLLAADGKSVTWKLKPGVKWHDGKPFSADDVVFTWEYIKDPATAAVTVATYRDITVEKVDDLTVRITFNKPTPFWADAFVGATGQILPKHLFAEYKGSKSREAPNNLAPVGTGPYKFLEFKPGDLIRGEINKDYHMPNRPYFDTLEMKGGGDAVSAARAVIQTGEYDFGWNIQVEDDVLLRLEKGGKGKTIYAVGGDTEFIALNFTDPNTEVDGERSSMKTKHPLFSDPAVRKALSLLVDRDSIKKAIYGRAGRTTANFLNGPEKFVSKNTSWEFSVEKASKILDDAGWKPGADGIREKDGKKLKLLYQTSINGPRQKTQAIVKQACQKAGIDVELKSVVASVFFSSDVANPDTYAKFYADIEMFQIPMSQPDPAQHMRRYHSANVATKENKWQGTNFPRYVNKEYDATIDAADGEMDPVKRAALYIKANDLLFQDTVFIPAQHRLKVEATANTLRPVISGWANETDNLFDWYREE; encoded by the coding sequence ATGCTGGATAAAGAACTGCGTTCGATGATCGGCCAGGTGAAGGATGGGCGTATGGATCGCCGCGCCTTCATCAAGCGCATGGCGGCCGTCGGTCTCACCGCACCCTTGGCCAATCAGGTCCTCGCGCTCGGCGGTGTTGCCATGGCCCAGGGCACGTCCCCCTATAAGCCGACCAAGCGCGGCGGTGGCGGTGCACTGAAGTTGTTGTGGTGGCAGGGGCCGACCTTGCTCAATCCGCATTTCGCTACCGGTACCAAGGACCAGGACGGCTCGCGCCTGTTCTACGAGCCGCTCGCCTGCTGGGATCCGGACGGCAACATGAAGCTGGTGCTGGCATCCGAAATTCCCTCGACCCAGAACGGCCTGCTGGCCGCCGACGGCAAGTCGGTGACGTGGAAGCTGAAGCCCGGCGTGAAATGGCACGACGGCAAGCCGTTCTCGGCCGATGACGTCGTCTTCACCTGGGAGTACATCAAAGACCCGGCGACAGCGGCGGTCACCGTGGCGACCTATCGTGACATCACGGTGGAGAAGGTCGATGATCTGACGGTCCGCATCACCTTCAACAAGCCGACGCCATTCTGGGCTGACGCCTTCGTCGGTGCGACCGGTCAGATCCTGCCCAAGCACCTGTTCGCCGAGTACAAGGGCTCCAAGTCCCGTGAGGCGCCGAACAACCTCGCGCCGGTCGGCACCGGTCCTTACAAATTCCTCGAGTTCAAGCCCGGCGATCTGATCCGCGGCGAGATCAACAAAGACTATCACATGCCGAACCGTCCTTATTTCGACACGCTCGAGATGAAGGGCGGCGGTGACGCGGTCTCGGCTGCACGCGCGGTGATCCAGACCGGTGAATATGATTTCGGCTGGAACATCCAGGTCGAGGACGACGTTCTGCTGCGCCTGGAGAAGGGCGGCAAAGGCAAGACCATCTATGCCGTGGGCGGCGATACCGAGTTCATCGCGCTGAACTTCACCGACCCGAATACGGAAGTCGACGGCGAACGCTCGTCGATGAAGACCAAGCATCCGCTGTTCTCAGATCCGGCCGTGCGCAAGGCGCTGTCGCTGCTGGTCGATCGCGACTCCATCAAGAAGGCGATCTACGGACGCGCCGGCCGTACCACCGCGAACTTCCTCAACGGCCCGGAAAAGTTCGTCTCCAAGAACACCTCCTGGGAGTTCAGCGTCGAGAAGGCCTCGAAGATCCTCGACGATGCCGGCTGGAAGCCCGGCGCGGACGGTATCCGCGAGAAGGACGGCAAGAAGCTGAAGCTCTTGTATCAGACCTCGATCAACGGTCCGCGTCAGAAGACGCAGGCGATCGTCAAGCAGGCCTGCCAGAAGGCCGGCATCGACGTCGAGCTGAAGTCGGTCGTGGCCTCGGTGTTCTTCTCGTCGGACGTCGCCAATCCCGACACCTACGCGAAGTTCTACGCCGACATCGAGATGTTCCAGATCCCGATGAGCCAGCCGGATCCGGCCCAGCACATGCGCCGCTATCATTCGGCCAATGTGGCGACCAAGGAGAACAAGTGGCAGGGCACCAACTTCCCGCGCTACGTCAACAAGGAGTATGACGCCACCATCGACGCCGCCGACGGCGAGATGGATCCGGTCAAGCGCGCCGCGCTCTACATCAAGGCCAACGACCTGCTGTTCCAGGACACCGTGTTCATTCCGGCGCAGCACCGGCTCAAGGTCGAGGCGACCGCGAATACGCTGCGCCCGGTGATCTCGGGCTGGGCCAACGAAACCGACAACCTGTTCGACTGGTACCGCGAGGAATGA